GCTGTCCCACCTGACGGGCCGCTTCGCGGAGGAGGCGCTCATCGCGGTGCGCGACTCGCTGAAGAACCTGCCGCTGCCCACCGCGGCGTGGCGCTTCGCGACGCACTACCCGGCGCAGGGGCTCACGCAGCCGTATCAGGACGCGCTCTTGGGCGTGAGCGCCCACATCAACCACGACCTGGGAATGGTCGTCTACGACAACATCGCGCACCAGTCGCCGCCGGCGGATGCGCGCCGCATGGCGCGCTACCGGCACGACTACTTCCACGTGAACGAGATCCTCCGCTCGTGCATCCCGGAGTGCCTGGACCTGCTCGCCGAGCGCTATCACTGCACGTCCACGAAGCTGCTGCTGAAGGTGCCCTTCAGCCGCCCCGTGGTGGAGCGGGCCGTGATGCAGATGCTCATCGTCTGGCGGCAGCGCGTCTGGGAGAACGTCGTCGCGATGCTGGAGGCGCAGACGCCCGAGGAGTACCAGGCCGTCGTGGAGCGCGTGCGCACGACGTCCGGCCGCATTGCCCAGGCGCTGTGCGCGGACAAGGCGCTATGGCGGACGGTGCGCGGCGAGGCGCCGCCCTTCAGCCTGGACCTGCCGCCGGAGGCGTGGCCCGGCGTGGTGCCGCCCGCGCCGGACGCGGACGTGGCCGTCAACGCCCGCGCCAGCTAGCGGGCCGCCTCAGGAGGGCGTGACTCCGGCCACGAGGTAGAAGCGCAGCTGGCCGGAGTTGACGCCGTATGCGACGTCCACGCCCAGCAGGGGCAGCACGACGTTGTTGAGGTACAGCCGCAGGCCCGCGCCCACGCCCTGGGCCACGGTGACGGCCGGCTGTTCTGGCGAATACGACTCCGGCAGGTAGCCGCGGATGTTGCGTCCCCTGGCGTCGAAGAGGATCCCGTCGGAGGGCAGGTCCCGCCACGCGATGGCGCCCGTGTCGGAGAAGCCCACGCCGCGGAAGGCCAGCGACTTCACCTTGAAGAGGGGGAAGTGGTACTCGGCGGTGAAGGTGAGCCGGGTGTCGCCGCGGAACTGCCGGTACTGGAAGCCGCGCAGCGTGGTGCCGCCCATCACCAGCTCCTGGTGGAAGGGCAGGTCCTTGCCCACGGCCAGCTCGCCGCGCAGCACCAGGTTGTGCTCGCTGAAGAAGCGCAGTCCCTGGCGGTAGAGGATGCCGAACTTGCGGTAGCGGAACTCGCTCCACACGCCCGGGACGGACACCTCGTAGGAGCCCTCCAGGTTGAGCCCCTCCGTCACCGCGTGCAGCGTCTGGCGCGAGTCCAGGCCCACCATGAAGCGC
The genomic region above belongs to Corallococcus caeni and contains:
- a CDS encoding DUF5995 family protein, translated to MTVSPASPSSHHKQRSKPVHLHETKAPDAQGPIQLDDVLWNPVDAEEALEGLEKILGRLNARNDSRAIFLDIYAIVTRKVVHLLSRPDAGGFLEPEWLSHLTGRFAEEALIAVRDSLKNLPLPTAAWRFATHYPAQGLTQPYQDALLGVSAHINHDLGMVVYDNIAHQSPPADARRMARYRHDYFHVNEILRSCIPECLDLLAERYHCTSTKLLLKVPFSRPVVERAVMQMLIVWRQRVWENVVAMLEAQTPEEYQAVVERVRTTSGRIAQALCADKALWRTVRGEAPPFSLDLPPEAWPGVVPPAPDADVAVNARAS